In one window of Comamonas testosteroni DNA:
- a CDS encoding hemin-degrading factor → MNAITSPEIQTMTAVQIREQFAQKREQGLRAKDAAEALQLSEGAVIAAHGGEHERSLQALPLRAEWLDILKALQACGPVMALTRNESTVHEKDGIYQNVSAQGPVGLALSREIDLRLFFMHWHAGFAVTEESANGNRPAMRSLQFYDAAGRAVHKVFAREATDMAAWNALVERFAEPSAGYVFREPAAKPALKADAEIDVPALSQAWSDMQDTHEFFEMLRRFGAERQQAFRLVPQYCERLSTDAVAQLLGDAAVDGVSIMVFVGSSGCIQIHTGPVSNIQPMDGKDGVRWINVLDKGFNLHLRTDLIANVWVVQKPTSDGVVTSVEAFDAEGNNMAMFFGERKPGQPELQSWRDLVAGLPRKAAVAEAA, encoded by the coding sequence ATGAACGCCATCACCTCCCCCGAAATCCAGACCATGACTGCGGTGCAAATCCGTGAGCAATTCGCGCAAAAGCGCGAGCAAGGCCTGCGAGCCAAAGATGCGGCCGAGGCGCTGCAACTGAGCGAAGGCGCGGTCATCGCGGCCCATGGCGGCGAGCATGAACGCTCGCTGCAGGCGCTGCCGCTGCGCGCCGAATGGCTGGACATTCTTAAAGCCCTGCAAGCCTGCGGCCCGGTGATGGCGCTCACGCGCAACGAATCCACCGTGCATGAAAAGGACGGCATCTATCAAAACGTCTCGGCCCAGGGCCCGGTGGGTCTGGCGCTGAGCCGCGAGATCGATCTGCGCCTGTTCTTCATGCACTGGCACGCCGGCTTTGCGGTGACCGAGGAGTCCGCCAACGGCAACCGCCCCGCCATGCGCAGCCTGCAGTTCTATGACGCGGCCGGCCGTGCCGTGCACAAGGTGTTCGCACGTGAGGCCACCGATATGGCGGCCTGGAATGCGCTGGTCGAGCGCTTTGCCGAGCCGTCCGCAGGCTATGTGTTCCGCGAGCCTGCGGCCAAGCCTGCCCTCAAGGCCGACGCCGAGATCGACGTGCCCGCGCTGAGCCAGGCCTGGAGCGATATGCAGGACACGCATGAGTTCTTCGAGATGCTGCGCAGGTTCGGAGCCGAGCGCCAGCAGGCCTTCCGTCTGGTGCCTCAGTACTGCGAGCGCCTGAGCACCGACGCAGTCGCGCAGCTGCTGGGCGATGCGGCGGTGGACGGCGTCTCCATCATGGTGTTTGTGGGCAGCAGCGGCTGCATCCAGATCCACACCGGCCCCGTGAGCAACATCCAGCCCATGGACGGCAAGGACGGCGTGCGCTGGATCAATGTGCTGGACAAGGGTTTCAACCTGCATCTGCGCACCGACCTGATTGCCAATGTCTGGGTGGTGCAAAAGCCCACCAGCGATGGCGTGGTGACCTCGGTCGAGGCCTTTGATGCCGAAGGCAACAACATGGCCATGTTCTTTGGCGAGCGCAAGCCCGGCCAGCCCGAGCTGCAAAGCTGGCGCGACCTGGTGGCCGGCCTGCCGCGCAAGGCAGCAGTGGCGGAGGCCGCATGA
- a CDS encoding TonB-dependent hemoglobin/transferrin/lactoferrin family receptor has product MASATALHARASLAPRSNLRPLALACALACAAISAQAQQQYSESVQVAAARADRSTPVLRDVVISASRDEQDADSLPMTVDVIDGKQMEEEQIGDIRELAAKLPNVTVPRSPARFTLAGSSSGRDQNSGFNIRGLEGNRVLMLVDGVRLPRSYAFSANSFGRDYLDLGLVQRVEILRGAVPALYGSDGMGGLVNFITVQPDDLLKDGKSIGGRVSASYDGSDNGKRVGATIAGRASPEWSWLVSAGMGRSSALENMGSNNVVGALRTTPNPEKDKSHSLLGRLVYTPSAVQKHVFTLENVDKRADYDLLSARTATVTDSRAQTTMKRWRASWQGEWRELNMALADELKLMASYQSSDSREFVTETRTPPLAYRERDVTYDEDALQLHAQAGKTLRWGNGLSGKFSYGVDYLRGKVVNEQNGITPPAGESFPLKRFPDTTETSTALFAQAELHYGAFSLTPGLRAEHYSIKPKQQGFGGTAVSNSDSAVSPKLGAMFQMNDAWSVYGNYAAGFRAPNAGQINAFFENPFAFYKSIPNPDLKAEKSNTFELGLRGRMNALRLDAAVFTGRYKDFIQDQVTVSGAFGDRNNPAVIQSVNLNRVHISGFELKADYDWGRFAGGNWRTNAAYGYTKGTDKSTNKPVDTISPQQLVLGVRYDRSTVGVQLSASHWAGKKDKDAPDLSSGRPFLSPSATVLDLSAQWRIRPGTRLNVGIYNLTDKKYSRWADVRGLSRTTQIADAYTQPGRNVRVSLVQDF; this is encoded by the coding sequence ATGGCTTCCGCCACCGCTTTGCACGCCCGCGCCTCGCTGGCGCCACGCTCCAATCTCCGTCCGCTGGCGCTGGCCTGCGCACTGGCCTGCGCCGCCATCTCGGCCCAGGCCCAGCAGCAATATTCCGAATCCGTCCAGGTCGCGGCGGCCCGTGCCGACCGCAGCACGCCCGTGCTGCGCGATGTGGTCATCAGTGCCTCGCGCGACGAGCAGGACGCCGACAGCCTGCCCATGACGGTGGACGTCATCGATGGCAAGCAGATGGAGGAGGAGCAGATCGGCGACATCCGCGAGCTTGCCGCCAAGCTGCCCAATGTGACCGTGCCGCGCAGTCCGGCGCGGTTCACACTGGCCGGCTCCTCCTCGGGGCGTGACCAGAACAGCGGCTTCAATATCCGTGGCCTCGAAGGCAACCGCGTGCTGATGCTGGTCGATGGCGTGCGCCTGCCGCGCAGCTATGCCTTCAGCGCCAACTCCTTTGGCCGTGACTATCTGGATCTGGGTCTGGTGCAACGCGTGGAGATTCTGCGCGGCGCCGTGCCCGCGCTCTATGGCTCGGACGGCATGGGCGGCCTGGTCAATTTCATCACCGTGCAGCCCGACGATCTGCTCAAGGACGGAAAGTCCATCGGCGGCCGTGTCTCGGCCAGCTATGACGGCTCGGACAACGGCAAGCGCGTGGGTGCGACGATTGCAGGGCGCGCCAGCCCCGAGTGGAGCTGGCTGGTGTCGGCTGGCATGGGCCGCTCCAGCGCGCTGGAAAACATGGGCAGCAACAATGTGGTGGGTGCGCTGCGCACCACGCCCAATCCTGAAAAGGACAAGAGCCATTCGCTGCTGGGTCGTCTGGTCTATACGCCGTCTGCCGTGCAAAAGCATGTGTTCACGCTGGAAAACGTGGACAAGCGCGCGGACTACGATTTGCTCAGCGCACGCACGGCCACGGTGACGGATTCGCGGGCGCAAACCACCATGAAGCGCTGGCGTGCCAGCTGGCAAGGTGAGTGGCGTGAGCTGAATATGGCACTGGCCGACGAGCTCAAGCTGATGGCCAGCTACCAGAGTTCGGACTCGCGCGAGTTTGTGACCGAAACACGTACTCCACCTCTGGCCTATCGCGAGCGCGATGTGACCTATGACGAGGACGCGCTGCAGCTGCACGCCCAGGCCGGCAAGACGCTGCGCTGGGGCAATGGCCTCAGCGGCAAGTTCAGCTATGGCGTGGACTATCTGCGCGGCAAGGTGGTCAACGAGCAAAACGGCATCACGCCACCGGCAGGCGAGAGCTTTCCGCTCAAGCGCTTCCCCGACACCACGGAAACCTCGACGGCGCTGTTTGCCCAGGCCGAGCTGCACTACGGCGCGTTCAGCCTGACGCCCGGATTACGGGCCGAGCACTACAGCATCAAGCCCAAGCAGCAAGGTTTTGGCGGCACAGCGGTCAGCAACTCCGACTCCGCCGTCTCCCCCAAGCTGGGCGCCATGTTCCAGATGAACGATGCCTGGTCGGTTTACGGCAACTATGCCGCCGGCTTCAGAGCGCCGAATGCGGGGCAGATCAATGCCTTCTTCGAGAACCCGTTTGCGTTCTACAAAAGCATTCCCAATCCCGATCTCAAGGCGGAAAAAAGCAATACCTTCGAGCTGGGACTGCGCGGTCGCATGAATGCGCTGCGTCTGGATGCGGCAGTCTTCACGGGCCGCTACAAGGACTTCATCCAGGATCAGGTGACGGTTTCCGGCGCATTTGGTGACCGCAACAACCCGGCTGTCATCCAGTCCGTCAACCTCAATCGCGTGCATATCAGCGGCTTCGAGCTCAAGGCCGACTACGACTGGGGTCGGTTTGCGGGAGGCAACTGGCGCACCAACGCTGCCTATGGCTATACCAAGGGCACGGACAAGAGCACCAACAAGCCGGTGGACACCATCTCGCCACAGCAGTTGGTGCTGGGCGTGCGCTATGACAGATCCACCGTTGGCGTGCAGCTCAGCGCCTCGCACTGGGCGGGCAAGAAAGACAAGGATGCGCCCGATCTTTCCTCCGGCCGCCCCTTCCTCAGCCCATCCGCGACAGTGCTGGATCTGAGTGCGCAATGGCGCATCCGCCCCGGCACGCGTCTGAATGTGGGCATCTACAACCTGACCGACAAAAAGTATTCGCGCTGGGCGGATGTACGTGGCTTGAGCCGCACGACGCAGATTGCCGATGCCTATACCCAGCCGGGCCGCAATGTGCGCGTGTCCCTGGTTCAGGACTTCTGA
- the ahpF gene encoding alkyl hydroperoxide reductase subunit F: MLDDQLKAQLAAYLERVQQPFELVASLDDSETSAQMHDLLKTIQSLRSDKISLRTDGSDARKPSFTLQRQGTATQLRFAGLPLGHEFTSLVLALLWTGGHPPKVEQDVIEQIKALDGDFNFEVYMSLSCHNCPDVVQALSLMAILNPKVKTTVIEGGAFQKEVTEREIMAVPMVFMNGSVFGSGRMTIEEIVAKLDTGAASRDAAKLSAKEAFDVLIIGGGPAGAAAAVYAARKGIRTGVAAERFGGQVNDTLAIENYISVLETDGPKFAAALEAHTRAYDVDIMNLQRAEKLIPAAQPGGLVEVQMANGGSLKAKTVILSTGARWRNVNVPGEAEYKNKGVAYCPHCDGPLFKGKRVSVIGGGNSGIEAAIDLAGLVSHVTVVEFADQLKADAVLVKKLHSLPNVTVITNAQTTEITGANGKVNGLSYKDRTSGAVHHVELEGVFVQIGLVPNTEWLKGTLELSKFGEIIVDAKGQTNLPGVFAAGDCTTVPYKQIVIAAGAGATAALSAFDHLIRN, encoded by the coding sequence ATGCTTGACGATCAACTCAAAGCCCAACTCGCCGCCTACCTGGAACGCGTGCAGCAGCCGTTTGAGCTGGTGGCTTCTCTGGATGACAGCGAGACCAGTGCCCAGATGCACGATCTGCTGAAAACCATCCAGTCCCTGCGCAGCGACAAGATTTCCCTGCGCACCGACGGCAGCGATGCCCGCAAGCCCTCGTTCACGCTGCAGCGTCAGGGCACTGCCACCCAGCTGCGTTTTGCGGGTCTGCCCCTGGGCCATGAATTCACCTCGCTGGTGCTGGCCCTGCTGTGGACGGGTGGCCACCCTCCCAAGGTGGAGCAGGACGTGATCGAGCAGATCAAGGCGCTCGATGGCGACTTCAACTTCGAGGTCTATATGAGCCTGAGCTGCCACAACTGCCCCGATGTGGTTCAGGCACTGTCGCTGATGGCCATTCTCAATCCCAAGGTCAAGACCACGGTGATCGAGGGCGGCGCTTTCCAGAAGGAAGTGACCGAGCGCGAAATCATGGCCGTGCCCATGGTGTTCATGAACGGCAGCGTGTTCGGCTCCGGTCGCATGACCATCGAAGAAATCGTGGCCAAGCTGGACACCGGCGCTGCCTCGCGTGACGCGGCCAAGCTGTCGGCCAAGGAAGCTTTTGACGTGCTGATCATCGGCGGAGGCCCCGCCGGCGCGGCAGCCGCCGTGTATGCGGCTCGCAAGGGCATTCGCACCGGCGTGGCGGCAGAGCGCTTTGGCGGTCAGGTCAACGACACGCTGGCGATCGAGAACTACATCTCCGTGCTGGAGACCGACGGACCCAAGTTCGCTGCGGCCCTGGAAGCCCACACCCGGGCCTATGACGTGGACATCATGAACCTGCAGCGCGCAGAGAAGCTGATTCCCGCTGCGCAGCCCGGCGGTCTGGTGGAAGTGCAAATGGCCAACGGCGGCTCGCTCAAGGCCAAGACCGTGATCCTGTCCACGGGTGCACGCTGGCGCAATGTGAACGTGCCCGGCGAAGCTGAGTACAAGAACAAGGGCGTGGCCTACTGCCCGCACTGCGACGGCCCGCTGTTCAAGGGCAAGCGCGTGTCGGTGATCGGTGGCGGCAACTCCGGCATCGAAGCTGCGATCGACCTGGCGGGTCTGGTGTCCCATGTGACAGTGGTGGAGTTCGCCGATCAGCTCAAGGCCGATGCCGTGCTGGTCAAGAAGCTGCACAGCCTGCCCAATGTGACCGTCATCACCAACGCCCAGACCACCGAGATCACGGGGGCCAACGGCAAGGTCAACGGCCTGAGCTACAAGGACCGTACAAGCGGTGCCGTGCACCATGTGGAGCTCGAAGGTGTGTTTGTGCAGATCGGCCTGGTGCCGAACACCGAATGGCTCAAGGGCACACTGGAGCTGAGCAAGTTCGGCGAAATCATTGTGGATGCCAAGGGGCAGACCAATCTGCCCGGGGTGTTCGCCGCCGGTGACTGCACCACGGTGCCTTACAAGCAGATCGTGATTGCCGCCGGCGCCGGTGCCACTGCAGCGCTGTCGGCCTTCGATCATCTGATCCGCAACTAA